From the Roseibium sp. HPY-6 genome, one window contains:
- a CDS encoding L-serine ammonia-lyase: protein MFISVFDIFKIGIGPSSSHTVGPMVAVHRYLERVRGLAGAQARAARLSVTLHGSLAFTGKGHATDKAVCLGLLGAKPDTLDPDQIEPMLETLQQARKLSIPGLPEIGFDPDKDVIFDYGPPLPLHANGMTFNLLDASETLIDTFIYFSIGGGFVVSEDELRKTTNAPANELAAQPVPFPFSTAREMLEMGREAGLSIAEMKLQNECCDSERDDVEARIDTLWAAMDACINRGITQAGILPGGLKVKRRAADIYQQLIREGRSNPPFEHSVVDWLGVYAMAVNEENAAGGRVVTAPTNGAAGVIPAVTRYYLDHCPGADQTGVRVFLLTAAAVGGIIKSNASISGAEVGCQGEVGSASAMAAAGLCAALGGTNEQVENAAEIALEHHLGMTCDPIAGLVQVPCIERNALGAVKAVTATSLALRGDGTHFVPLDGCIETMRQTGMDMMEQYKETSQGGLAVNIVEC, encoded by the coding sequence ATGTTCATCAGCGTCTTCGACATCTTCAAGATCGGCATCGGTCCTTCGAGCTCCCACACCGTTGGTCCGATGGTGGCCGTCCACCGCTACCTTGAAAGGGTCCGTGGTCTCGCAGGCGCGCAGGCGCGCGCCGCGCGGCTTAGCGTTACCCTGCATGGCTCGCTTGCCTTTACCGGCAAGGGCCACGCGACCGACAAGGCCGTCTGCCTCGGACTTCTGGGGGCGAAACCCGACACGCTCGATCCCGACCAAATCGAACCAATGCTGGAGACATTGCAGCAGGCTCGAAAACTCTCCATTCCGGGATTGCCTGAGATCGGCTTTGATCCGGACAAGGACGTCATATTTGACTACGGCCCACCGCTTCCGCTGCATGCAAACGGGATGACATTCAATCTTCTCGACGCATCCGAAACCCTGATCGACACGTTCATTTACTTTTCGATCGGTGGAGGGTTCGTCGTCAGCGAAGACGAACTGCGAAAGACAACAAATGCACCAGCCAACGAACTGGCGGCGCAGCCTGTGCCCTTCCCGTTTTCCACCGCCCGGGAGATGCTTGAGATGGGCCGGGAAGCTGGCCTGTCAATCGCCGAGATGAAGCTGCAAAACGAGTGCTGCGACAGCGAACGCGACGATGTCGAAGCCCGCATCGATACGCTTTGGGCGGCCATGGATGCCTGCATCAACAGGGGGATCACCCAAGCCGGAATCCTTCCCGGTGGCCTGAAGGTCAAGCGCCGCGCCGCCGACATTTACCAGCAGCTTATTCGCGAAGGGCGCAGCAATCCGCCATTCGAACACAGCGTGGTCGACTGGCTCGGTGTTTATGCGATGGCCGTCAACGAGGAAAATGCTGCCGGTGGGCGTGTTGTGACCGCCCCGACGAACGGCGCTGCCGGCGTCATACCAGCCGTGACGCGGTATTATCTGGACCATTGCCCCGGAGCGGATCAGACAGGGGTTCGCGTCTTCCTCCTGACCGCCGCAGCGGTCGGTGGCATTATCAAGTCAAATGCCTCCATCTCAGGTGCCGAGGTCGGTTGCCAAGGCGAAGTCGGTTCTGCCTCGGCCATGGCTGCGGCCGGTTTGTGCGCCGCCCTTGGCGGCACCAACGAGCAGGTCGAAAATGCTGCAGAGATCGCCCTTGAGCATCACCTAGGAATGACCTGCGACCCGATCGCCGGTCTGGTGCAGGTGCCTTGCATCGAACGCAACGCACTTGGCGCAGTGAAGGCGGTCACGGCGACGTCTCTCGCTTTGCGAGGCGACGGCACTCATTTCGTGCCGCTGGATGGCTGTATCGAGACAATGCGCCAGACAGGCATGGATATGATGGAGCAATATAAGGAAACGTCCCAAGGCGGCCTGGCCGTCAACATCGTCGAATGCTAA
- the kynU gene encoding kynureninase: MSDLNDDLRHKKDAFLIPEGVIYLDGNSLGVLPRHVPERVSEVVREEWGSSLIRAWNTHSWIDLPLRTGDRIGRLVGAPEGTVVACDSTSVNVFKVLSAALSLRPDRKVILSDNGNFPTDLYVASGLKELLSRGHELKIVDPEDVEAALGDDVAIMMLTQVDYRTGRLHDMTELTRRAHEAGALAVWDLAHSAGAIEVDLLGAKADFAIGCGYKYLNGGPGAPAFLYVAPEHLDHVTSPLTGWMGHEAPFAFDLDYRPVTGIMRMTVGTPAILALSSLYSALDVFDDVDMADLRTKSISLSELFISQVEAKCPELALASPRDPQQRGSQVSFRFQEGYAAMQALIARGVIGDFRAPDVMRFGFTPLYLSHQDVVDAVDILSEILKTRSWDSPEFKTRAKVT; this comes from the coding sequence ATGTCTGATTTGAATGATGATCTGAGGCACAAGAAAGACGCCTTTCTCATCCCGGAAGGCGTCATATATCTTGATGGCAACTCTCTGGGGGTCTTGCCAAGACACGTTCCGGAAAGGGTGTCGGAAGTGGTTCGGGAAGAGTGGGGAAGCAGTCTGATCCGAGCCTGGAATACCCATAGCTGGATCGATCTGCCGCTTCGCACAGGCGATCGCATCGGCAGGCTTGTCGGAGCACCGGAGGGAACCGTCGTTGCCTGTGACAGCACGTCGGTCAACGTCTTCAAAGTTCTCTCAGCGGCACTTTCCCTTCGCCCGGACCGCAAGGTGATCCTGTCCGACAACGGAAATTTCCCGACAGACCTTTATGTCGCATCAGGACTGAAGGAACTGCTCTCCAGGGGACACGAGCTGAAAATTGTAGATCCGGAGGACGTTGAAGCGGCCCTTGGAGACGACGTTGCGATCATGATGCTGACACAGGTCGATTACCGGACCGGCCGTCTCCATGACATGACAGAGCTGACCCGCAGAGCCCATGAGGCCGGTGCACTCGCGGTCTGGGACCTGGCGCATTCGGCAGGGGCCATCGAAGTCGATCTTCTTGGGGCCAAGGCGGATTTCGCAATCGGATGCGGTTACAAATATCTGAACGGCGGCCCGGGGGCTCCAGCGTTCCTCTATGTGGCTCCGGAGCATCTTGACCACGTCACATCGCCCCTGACCGGGTGGATGGGGCACGAAGCGCCCTTTGCATTTGATCTGGACTACAGACCCGTCACCGGGATCATGCGCATGACGGTTGGAACGCCAGCCATTCTGGCGCTCTCCAGTCTCTACTCAGCGCTGGATGTTTTTGATGACGTTGATATGGCCGATCTCCGCACCAAGTCGATTTCATTGAGCGAGCTTTTCATTTCGCAGGTTGAAGCGAAATGTCCCGAGTTGGCGCTCGCGAGTCCGCGAGATCCGCAGCAGCGCGGCAGCCAGGTCTCGTTCCGCTTCCAAGAAGGTTATGCGGCAATGCAGGCCCTGATCGCACGCGGTGTGATAGGTGATTTCCGGGCGCCGGATGTGATGCGCTTCGGCTTTACGCCACTCTATCTTTCGCATCAGGATGTGGTTGATGCGGTGGATATTCTGTCGGAGATCCTGAAGACGCGCAGTTGGGACAGCCCGGAATTCAAAACGCGGGCAAAGGTCACATAG
- a CDS encoding EAL domain-containing protein, whose protein sequence is MTPLFPVTIADGKVDMDLVLQLYDRLDTAVWIFDFDHKRYLWANKKTLEITEAESLEELQSRDLAADMSPAVEQRLRQYQQDFKKSDTSFSEIWTLYPKGKPKVLQIAMSGVRLRDGRMGLLCEGREHHEQQPETLRSAEALLHTTVMISLFSRQGEPLYRNTASRASCVSLETQFHEQFVHPEDVQSVFDVVDRERSLKFVAQMKTNAGAKWHELTIRACHDAVSGQDAYLVSEIDVTELHETKERAQYLASHDTLTGLSNRTYLQERLTQILDVAKRNDRTATLYLLDLDDFKLVNDSLGHAAGDALLQLVAEELKTLAGPEDVVARLGGDEFLICHLEKPGEEEPGWFGRALLNSFSKPRMIEGKQRQIGLSLGYAHFSDDGETVDELMRHADLALYQAKSDPNNKCIQFRDRMRRLRDEHRAIKKDLERALKEDQFVLYYQPIACTRTDRVVSGEALLRWQHPERGLIGPDEFIQIAEDTGLINDIGNWVAEQVAKLQRRMHNLQNSVPLTLNVSPRQLSDSSFLTLMQSLPLETGCTPGRISLEITESVILGDIPNARETLATLKNCGYQIVIDDFGTGYSNLAYLHNYPIDGIKIDRMFMEDVESGGEIVKLILSLATALGAGVVAEGVETVEQRSWLSKNGCNRYQGYLYSKPVPEERFLSMLETQSKIAAM, encoded by the coding sequence GTGACGCCCCTGTTTCCGGTCACCATTGCCGACGGCAAAGTTGATATGGACCTTGTCCTCCAGTTGTACGACAGACTCGATACGGCAGTATGGATCTTCGATTTTGACCACAAAAGATATTTGTGGGCTAACAAAAAGACGCTTGAAATTACCGAAGCGGAATCTCTTGAGGAATTGCAATCGCGCGACCTTGCGGCCGATATGTCACCGGCGGTCGAGCAACGTCTCAGGCAGTACCAGCAGGACTTCAAGAAAAGCGATACAAGCTTCTCCGAAATCTGGACACTCTATCCGAAGGGCAAACCAAAGGTATTGCAGATCGCCATGAGCGGCGTCCGGCTGAGGGATGGTCGGATGGGTCTGCTTTGTGAAGGTCGCGAACATCACGAACAGCAACCCGAAACACTGCGAAGCGCCGAAGCCCTTCTGCACACAACGGTGATGATTTCGCTGTTTTCAAGACAAGGCGAGCCGCTCTACAGGAATACCGCCTCGCGCGCGTCGTGTGTCTCGCTCGAGACACAGTTCCATGAGCAGTTTGTGCATCCGGAGGATGTTCAGAGCGTATTCGATGTGGTTGATCGCGAACGATCGCTCAAATTCGTCGCGCAAATGAAGACGAATGCCGGAGCGAAATGGCACGAACTGACCATTCGCGCATGCCACGATGCGGTTTCCGGACAAGATGCCTATCTCGTCAGCGAAATCGACGTTACCGAACTTCACGAGACCAAGGAACGTGCGCAGTACCTCGCGAGCCACGATACGCTCACAGGCCTTTCCAACAGAACCTACCTCCAGGAACGGCTCACACAGATTCTCGATGTCGCCAAGCGCAATGACCGGACCGCCACGCTTTACCTCCTGGATCTGGACGATTTCAAGCTGGTGAACGATTCCCTCGGTCACGCGGCCGGTGATGCCCTGCTTCAACTGGTTGCCGAAGAACTCAAGACCCTTGCGGGACCGGAAGACGTTGTCGCGCGGCTCGGTGGTGACGAGTTTCTCATCTGTCATCTTGAGAAACCCGGCGAAGAAGAGCCCGGCTGGTTTGGACGTGCGCTCCTCAATTCCTTTTCAAAGCCACGCATGATCGAGGGCAAACAGCGCCAGATCGGCTTGAGCCTCGGATATGCGCACTTTTCCGACGATGGCGAGACGGTCGACGAACTCATGCGGCATGCCGATCTTGCGCTTTACCAGGCCAAGTCGGATCCCAACAACAAGTGCATCCAGTTCCGGGACAGGATGCGCCGCCTTCGGGATGAGCACCGCGCCATCAAGAAAGATCTCGAGCGCGCATTGAAGGAAGACCAGTTCGTTCTCTATTACCAGCCGATCGCATGCACACGCACTGACCGGGTTGTGTCAGGTGAAGCGCTGCTGCGCTGGCAGCATCCCGAACGGGGTCTCATTGGACCGGACGAATTTATCCAGATCGCGGAAGATACCGGTCTGATCAATGACATCGGAAACTGGGTTGCCGAACAGGTCGCCAAGTTGCAACGGCGCATGCACAATCTGCAGAACAGCGTTCCGTTGACCCTTAACGTGTCACCGCGGCAGCTCTCCGACTCCTCGTTTCTCACCCTGATGCAGTCATTGCCGTTAGAAACGGGATGTACGCCCGGCAGGATCTCCTTGGAAATTACAGAGTCCGTCATTCTCGGTGACATCCCGAACGCTCGCGAGACTCTGGCGACCTTGAAAAACTGCGGGTACCAGATCGTCATTGACGATTTCGGCACCGGCTATTCGAATCTTGCGTATCTGCACAACTATCCGATCGACGGCATCAAGATCGACCGGATGTTCATGGAAGACGTTGAGTCCGGCGGCGAAATCGTCAAACTGATCCTGTCACTCGCGACAGCACTTGGCGCAGGCGTCGTTGCCGAGGGTGTTGAAACTGTCGAGCAACGCTCCTGGCTTTCAAAGAACGGGTGCAACCGCTACCAGGGGTATCTCTACTCAAAGCCCGTCCCGGAAGAACGCTTCCTGTCCATGCTGGAAACACAGAGCAAGATCGCTGCTATGTGA
- a CDS encoding ABC transporter ATP-binding protein, protein MLELDQLVMDFGGFKAVNGCTFRVEANSITGLIGPNGAGKTTLFNLIAGALHPTSGAIRFQGEDVTGLASHQLFLKGLVRTFQIPHEFHKLTALENLMMVPPSQPGESLFANWVAWGRVKTSEHDVERKAYETLEFLELSHVAHERAGNLSGGQKKLLELGRTMMTDAKLVLLDEPAAGVNRTLLRKLETKIDILNKERGYTFILIEHDMEMIEKLCDPVVCMAEGRVLIEGDFQTVRSDPQVLEAYLGETTGDAA, encoded by the coding sequence ATGCTAGAGCTTGATCAGCTCGTTATGGATTTTGGCGGTTTCAAAGCAGTCAATGGCTGCACCTTTCGCGTCGAAGCAAACAGTATCACAGGACTGATAGGGCCTAACGGCGCCGGGAAAACAACGCTCTTCAATCTGATCGCCGGAGCGCTTCATCCAACAAGTGGTGCCATCCGTTTCCAAGGCGAGGACGTGACGGGCCTTGCCAGTCATCAGCTTTTTCTCAAGGGACTGGTGCGCACGTTCCAAATCCCCCATGAATTCCACAAGCTCACAGCGCTTGAGAACCTGATGATGGTGCCCCCATCACAGCCGGGGGAAAGCCTGTTCGCCAACTGGGTGGCGTGGGGCCGCGTGAAGACGTCGGAACACGACGTTGAACGCAAAGCTTACGAAACGCTTGAGTTTCTGGAACTGAGCCACGTCGCGCACGAGCGCGCAGGCAATCTGTCCGGAGGCCAGAAAAAACTTCTGGAACTGGGGCGCACAATGATGACCGACGCAAAGCTGGTTCTTCTTGATGAACCGGCAGCGGGCGTCAACCGGACCTTGCTGCGCAAACTGGAAACCAAGATCGATATCCTCAACAAGGAACGCGGCTATACCTTCATTCTGATCGAACACGACATGGAGATGATCGAGAAGCTGTGTGATCCGGTCGTCTGCATGGCAGAGGGCAGGGTGCTGATCGAAGGTGATTTCCAGACGGTGCGCTCCGATCCGCAGGTGCTTGAAGCCTACCTTGGCGAAACCACGGGAGACGCTGCATGA
- a CDS encoding ABC transporter ATP-binding protein — protein sequence MTALLSMESLTGGYGEADILQTVSLSVAQDEIVVIVGPNGAGKSTAMKSVFGLLTIRGGKILFDGDDITGWAPNRIVQRGICYVPQVDNIFREMSIHENLEMGGFLKSGDLSASYDRVYELFPDLKARRKTLAGSLSGGQRQMVAMGRALMLDPKLLLLDEPTAGLSPKYMEQIFQICRDVRDTGVAILLVEQHAKQALAFADRGYVLAAGKNRHEGTGADLLADREVAEMFLGG from the coding sequence ATGACTGCGCTTCTTTCCATGGAAAGCCTGACCGGAGGGTATGGCGAGGCGGACATTCTTCAAACGGTTTCGCTGAGCGTCGCACAGGACGAAATCGTCGTGATTGTCGGCCCGAACGGTGCTGGCAAATCCACCGCCATGAAATCCGTCTTCGGCCTGCTGACAATACGCGGCGGTAAAATTCTCTTCGACGGTGACGATATCACCGGGTGGGCGCCGAACCGGATCGTACAGCGCGGGATTTGTTATGTGCCGCAGGTCGACAACATATTTCGCGAAATGTCGATACATGAAAACCTTGAGATGGGCGGCTTTCTGAAGTCCGGAGACCTGTCGGCGTCATATGACCGGGTCTACGAACTGTTCCCGGATCTCAAAGCGCGCCGCAAGACGCTGGCCGGCAGTCTGTCCGGTGGTCAGCGTCAGATGGTTGCCATGGGCCGGGCGCTGATGCTGGACCCGAAACTCCTTCTTCTGGACGAACCGACCGCAGGCCTTTCACCGAAATACATGGAGCAGATTTTCCAGATCTGCCGCGATGTGCGCGACACCGGCGTCGCCATCCTTCTGGTTGAGCAGCATGCCAAGCAGGCACTTGCCTTTGCCGATCGCGGATATGTCCTCGCCGCAGGCAAAAATCGTCATGAAGGGACCGGTGCGGATCTTCTTGCCGACCGTGAAGTCGCCGAAATGTTTCTGGGTGGGTGA
- a CDS encoding branched-chain amino acid ABC transporter permease, whose protein sequence is MDLFELLNFYIVPGVVLGSIYALGAVGITLIFAILRYAHLAHGDMATLGAFIALAVVTSLGVSPYVALPIAILGTAAVAVGIDKVFYEHLRERPKIVTVMASLGIALMIRAVVQVVWGVDTQTYSRGIVRPEDYFGIRIRDREIYTILAMVALVGVLHVFLTRSKWGKAMRAMSDNPNLALLSGIDNKKVVMLTWVIAGGLCAASGFFLGINTELKSMMGWHMLLPMFAAAILGGVGRVEGAVLGGLIVGIAEELSVLVIPSEYKAAMAFAILLFMLLVRPTGLLKGKVL, encoded by the coding sequence ATGGACCTGTTCGAACTTCTCAATTTCTACATTGTGCCCGGCGTTGTGCTCGGGTCGATCTACGCTCTGGGTGCTGTTGGCATCACGCTGATCTTCGCGATCCTGCGCTATGCCCATCTGGCACATGGCGATATGGCAACGCTCGGCGCCTTCATCGCTCTTGCTGTCGTCACAAGCCTTGGGGTCTCTCCTTATGTTGCGCTTCCGATCGCCATCCTAGGAACCGCAGCCGTTGCGGTCGGGATCGACAAGGTCTTTTACGAGCACCTCCGCGAGCGGCCCAAGATCGTGACCGTCATGGCATCGCTCGGGATCGCGCTCATGATCAGGGCGGTCGTCCAGGTCGTTTGGGGCGTCGATACGCAGACCTATTCCCGCGGTATCGTGCGCCCGGAAGACTATTTCGGCATCCGTATTCGCGACCGGGAGATATACACGATCCTAGCAATGGTCGCACTGGTCGGCGTCCTGCATGTGTTCCTGACCCGTTCCAAGTGGGGTAAGGCGATGCGGGCTATGTCGGACAATCCGAACCTTGCTCTGCTCTCCGGCATCGACAACAAGAAAGTCGTCATGCTGACCTGGGTAATCGCTGGTGGTCTATGCGCTGCTTCCGGCTTTTTCCTGGGCATCAATACGGAACTGAAATCCATGATGGGCTGGCACATGCTGCTTCCCATGTTCGCGGCCGCCATTCTTGGCGGTGTCGGCCGGGTTGAGGGGGCGGTGCTTGGCGGCCTGATCGTCGGTATCGCCGAAGAACTCTCGGTTCTGGTTATCCCAAGCGAATACAAGGCGGCCATGGCTTTTGCCATATTGTTGTTCATGCTGCTTGTGCGCCCGACCGGGCTGCTCAAGGGCAAGGTTCTTTAA
- a CDS encoding branched-chain amino acid ABC transporter permease — translation MEFLGLVNYALFMGIFICIYALLALGLNIQWGFAGLFNAGIAGFFAVGAYTSAIISTPPADGRIGGFDLHFIFGWVAAMLAAALVAWPIGKICLRFRSDYLAIASIGIAEIIRLVIKSEPVLTNGARGISSIPRPAGDLAYMESQIAYLIIVLAVLITAYVLVERQFNAPWGRMMRAIRDNEDAAKAMGKDVEFRRLEAFIFGAALMGLGGALFAHFNRSITPEAIDPMVATFLIWIMLILGGSGNNRGAILGAAVVWIIWSVSEIATDRLPHEYAVQAKYIRLFLIGLMLQLVLRFRPEGLLPEPLRGDQRATKSGADPH, via the coding sequence ATGGAGTTTCTGGGTCTTGTAAACTATGCCCTCTTCATGGGGATCTTTATCTGCATCTACGCTCTGCTGGCGCTGGGCCTGAACATCCAGTGGGGCTTTGCGGGTCTCTTCAATGCGGGTATCGCCGGTTTCTTTGCGGTCGGTGCCTATACGTCCGCGATCATTTCCACGCCGCCGGCAGATGGCCGGATAGGAGGCTTCGATCTTCACTTCATTTTCGGGTGGGTCGCGGCGATGCTCGCGGCAGCTCTGGTGGCCTGGCCGATTGGCAAGATCTGTCTGCGGTTCCGGTCCGACTACCTGGCGATTGCCTCGATCGGTATCGCCGAGATTATCCGTCTGGTCATCAAGTCCGAGCCGGTACTGACGAACGGAGCGCGCGGCATTTCCAGCATTCCGCGTCCGGCCGGGGACCTGGCATATATGGAATCGCAAATCGCTTATCTGATCATCGTTCTGGCCGTTCTGATCACCGCCTATGTTCTCGTTGAACGCCAGTTCAATGCGCCCTGGGGGCGAATGATGCGGGCAATCCGCGACAATGAGGACGCGGCAAAGGCCATGGGCAAGGACGTGGAGTTCCGCCGTCTGGAAGCCTTTATCTTCGGCGCGGCGCTGATGGGTTTGGGCGGCGCCCTGTTTGCCCATTTCAACCGATCCATCACGCCGGAGGCCATTGATCCAATGGTCGCAACATTCCTGATCTGGATCATGCTTATCCTTGGCGGCTCCGGGAACAATCGGGGCGCGATCCTGGGTGCTGCGGTGGTTTGGATCATTTGGTCCGTATCAGAGATTGCAACTGACCGCCTTCCGCATGAATATGCGGTCCAGGCAAAATACATCCGCTTGTTCCTGATCGGCCTGATGCTGCAGCTGGTTCTGCGCTTTCGGCCGGAAGGACTGCTTCCCGAGCCATTGAGGGGAGACCAGCGGGCAACGAAATCCGGGGCGGACCCGCACTAG
- a CDS encoding ABC transporter substrate-binding protein — translation MKTRFIALAAGMLAATALASAPAQADVKIGLIGGVSGPIAAMAPAMIDAAQLAVQQVNEQGGIGDGENLVGVVGDSACNPQGGTDAATKAVNIEGVVGIVGPHCSGAVLAAAGSVTIPAGIALITPSGTSPEISGLEDKGTVFRTVPSDDYQGRALARTMKEMGYGKVAVAYLNNDYGTGLANAFKAEYADELGGEITQFAAHEEGKASYRSNLAELAKGGADTLVIFDYGDGTGLTILRQALENGFFDKFVGGDGMKSDAVINELGAENLATFVSSSPVGEQSESLNMFNEAFKGVGGDPDAIFANTSYDAAFVLALAIEKAGGNKADVAAAVVDVSNGEGEAIRPGEWKKAKELIAAGTAIDYKGAAGDHNFDEKGDVPGTYALFEVGSNGFEVITEMK, via the coding sequence ATGAAAACCAGGTTTATTGCACTTGCTGCAGGCATGCTGGCCGCAACAGCTCTGGCGTCCGCACCCGCGCAGGCCGACGTGAAAATCGGTCTGATCGGCGGCGTTTCCGGCCCGATCGCTGCGATGGCACCAGCCATGATCGACGCCGCACAGCTGGCGGTTCAGCAGGTCAACGAGCAGGGCGGTATCGGTGACGGCGAGAACCTCGTCGGCGTCGTCGGCGACAGTGCCTGCAATCCGCAAGGCGGCACGGACGCTGCAACCAAGGCGGTCAACATCGAAGGTGTCGTCGGCATCGTCGGCCCGCATTGTTCGGGCGCAGTTCTCGCGGCTGCCGGTTCCGTCACCATCCCGGCTGGCATCGCGCTGATCACGCCGTCAGGTACGTCCCCCGAAATCTCCGGTCTGGAAGACAAGGGCACTGTGTTCCGCACCGTTCCGTCCGACGATTACCAGGGCCGTGCGCTTGCACGTACCATGAAAGAGATGGGCTACGGCAAAGTTGCGGTTGCTTACCTCAACAATGACTACGGCACTGGCCTCGCCAATGCGTTCAAAGCCGAGTATGCCGATGAACTCGGCGGCGAAATCACGCAATTTGCTGCGCATGAAGAAGGCAAGGCCTCTTACCGCTCCAACCTGGCGGAACTCGCCAAGGGTGGCGCTGATACGCTGGTCATCTTCGACTATGGCGACGGCACCGGTCTCACCATTTTGCGCCAGGCACTTGAAAACGGCTTCTTCGACAAGTTCGTCGGCGGTGACGGCATGAAGTCCGATGCTGTGATCAACGAACTGGGTGCAGAAAACCTGGCCACGTTTGTGTCTTCGTCTCCGGTTGGTGAGCAGTCCGAGTCGCTGAACATGTTCAACGAAGCTTTCAAGGGCGTCGGTGGAGATCCCGATGCGATCTTTGCCAACACCTCTTACGACGCGGCTTTCGTGCTGGCGCTCGCCATTGAAAAGGCCGGCGGCAACAAGGCCGACGTCGCGGCGGCTGTCGTCGACGTCTCCAACGGTGAAGGCGAAGCCATCCGTCCGGGCGAGTGGAAGAAGGCGAAAGAGCTGATCGCAGCCGGCACCGCCATCGACTACAAAGGCGCAGCCGGCGACCACAACTTCGACGAAAAAGGCGACGTTCCGGGCACTTACGCTCTCTTTGAAGTCGGCTCCAACGGCTTCGAAGTCATCACCGAAATGAAGTAA
- a CDS encoding NAD(P)/FAD-dependent oxidoreductase, with translation MRDLDVLVLGGGAAGLMCAIEAAKRGRQVLVIDHAKRPADKIRISGGGRCNFTNLHCSPENFLSQNPRFCVSALKRYTQQDFLKLVEKHRIPWHEKTLGQLFCDESAKDIIRMLLTELEAAGGALQLETGIKAVSKPDDRFSVSTSKGPLRAQTLVVATGGPSIPKMGATGFAYDLAKQFGLKIVPPRAALVPLTFSDANKELCSSLSGVAVDARVSFQKTTFQEGLLFTHRGLSGPSILQISSYWQEGKPISVNLVPGADVFETLRTARQDAPKQDLKTALGQLLPNRLADALAQAFRLKGRLADQSDKALRRAAEQLNRWQLTPVGTEGYRTAEVTLGGVDTKELSSKTMETAGVPGLYFIGEAVDVTGHLGGFNFQWAWSSGHAAGQFV, from the coding sequence ATGCGTGATTTGGATGTTCTTGTGCTCGGTGGTGGTGCCGCCGGTCTGATGTGTGCGATTGAGGCGGCAAAGCGCGGGCGCCAGGTGCTGGTCATCGACCATGCCAAGCGGCCTGCGGACAAGATCCGCATCTCGGGCGGCGGCCGCTGCAATTTCACCAATCTGCATTGTTCCCCGGAGAACTTTCTATCGCAAAACCCGCGTTTCTGCGTTTCAGCCCTGAAGCGCTACACCCAGCAGGATTTTCTGAAGCTGGTGGAAAAACACCGTATTCCCTGGCACGAAAAAACGCTCGGCCAGCTCTTTTGTGACGAGAGCGCCAAGGACATCATCCGGATGCTGCTCACCGAACTTGAAGCGGCCGGTGGCGCATTGCAGCTGGAAACCGGGATCAAGGCGGTCTCCAAGCCCGATGACCGGTTCTCGGTGTCAACGTCGAAGGGACCCTTAAGAGCGCAGACGCTTGTGGTTGCGACGGGCGGACCGTCGATCCCGAAAATGGGCGCGACAGGCTTTGCCTATGACCTTGCCAAGCAATTCGGTCTGAAGATCGTCCCGCCACGGGCTGCCCTGGTGCCGCTGACGTTTTCGGATGCCAATAAGGAACTCTGCAGCTCTCTGTCAGGTGTTGCAGTGGACGCCAGGGTCTCATTCCAGAAAACGACGTTTCAGGAAGGCCTGCTCTTCACCCATCGCGGCTTGTCGGGACCTTCAATCCTGCAAATTTCCTCCTACTGGCAGGAGGGCAAACCGATTTCGGTAAATCTGGTTCCCGGCGCGGACGTTTTTGAAACCTTGCGCACAGCACGACAGGATGCACCGAAACAGGATTTGAAAACAGCGCTCGGTCAGCTTTTGCCGAACAGGCTCGCAGATGCTCTCGCCCAGGCGTTCCGGTTGAAGGGACGGCTTGCTGATCAGTCGGACAAGGCATTGCGCCGGGCCGCCGAGCAGCTGAACCGTTGGCAACTGACCCCGGTCGGGACTGAAGGCTACCGGACGGCGGAAGTGACCCTCGGCGGCGTCGACACCAAGGAACTCTCTTCGAAAACCATGGAAACAGCCGGAGTGCCCGGTCTTTATTTCATAGGCGAGGCCGTGGACGTGACCGGCCACCTCGGAGGCTTCAATTTCCAATGGGCCTGGTCGTCCGGTCACGCCGCGGGTCAATTCGTGTAA